The Erinaceus europaeus chromosome 17, mEriEur2.1, whole genome shotgun sequence nucleotide sequence tcttctTTCCAGGTGAGGACCTTGAGCTctcaggtctttacacatggcagcatgtgtgctctcccAGATAAGACACCACCAGGCTCCAAGGCCCGTCTCAATCAGGTATAATGGAGGTTTCCAGAAGGAAGTGCCAGCTGTTAATTCCTTGGAACTTATTCCCACTGTAACTTGTTGGGTGTGTTTTGATGATGTTGGTCTCCATTAGAATAAACTGTGgtctcacctcctcctcttccaattatcaggattgatgaacaaaaagctgaactgaagaaacatCAATttgagcagagagaaatgtataAGAAAGCACTGGAATACCAGGTAAGTGGACGGGTTGCTATTTTGAGAACTGTACACTGCTTCCTAGCACTCTGAACATAGGTGTGTGGAGGGTAGAATACTGGGCCCCCACCCACCTAGCAGGTTTCCTCATGTGAGTTTGGGTGCCCTGGCTCCTTCCTATAAACAGTGGgtctgtcagtgtaccccaatgctgcagccttcacactggctctctctgttccagctgaaacacagGCCTTCCAGACTGCCCATCTATGAGCCCATGGGCACCTTCACCAACTTTGGGCAGAATGAGAAGACCCTGGAGGCCGAGAAGCGGCAGAGAAATATTGAATACATGAAGCAGCAGGTGGAAGCCGCTGCAGGCCACAAAAGACAGCTTATCCTCAGCCACATAAAAAATCtgcagcaagaaaaagaaatgctccagaaaaaccaagaaaagtaaggggcctggcccttccttccccaccataatcctctcctcctttctctccctctcctcccccaccccttgacaCCGACCTTAGTAGAAACATGTGTGGACAGGTGGAGAGTCATGAATGACCCTAGCtcgccccagcctgcttctcatcTCTACTCCCCTGTCAACTTCTGAGGCTGTTGCATGTCACAAGCCACCTTATGGGATGAGTATATAtccagggattaatgttttacattcaacagtaaatacaatagtttgtacatgcataacatttctcagttttccacataacaatacaaactgcACTAGATGCTCTGTAATCATTTTTGGACATGGACTCTCCCCCCActgcaccacagagtcttttactttggtgcaatacagcaactgcagttctggttctacttgtgttttctcttctgatcttgtttttcaacttctgcctaggagtgagatcatcccatactcatcctgtttctgacttatttcatttaacctaatttcttcacactccatccaagatgggctgaaaatggtgaagtcaccatttttatcactgagtagtattccatagtgtatatagaccacaacttgctcagccactcatctgttggacacctgggttgctggtagctattacaaattgtgctgctatgaacatatgtgtatacagatctttttggatgtgtatgttgggttccttaggatatatcccagggagaggaattgcaggatcatagggtagatccaagAGATGTGTTTTTAGATGagttaaaggaaacaaacagctttTGAGTGGGGATTCATTGACAGAAACAAGGTTTTGGCTGAAAGCAAGCGGTTCTGGACCCCTTAACTAGGGTTCACTCTATCTGCTCATGTtattgactctttttctttttttttttttttttgttgaaaaaactttatttattttgggttgaGATTGgtagaaaagtagagagaaaccTGTTGCACTTTCCTCCTGAagttggggacctgaggcttgaacgtgggtccttgcacactacaatgtGTGCCTTCAGCTAGGTGCCCCACCATCTGGACTCCACCTTTACCTCTTATTCCAAAGAGTGAGAGCAAAAccagatttcccactgaatccaaaggagagaggactaggcgggagatggtggcagtggatggagtcagactcttgccttccctccaggcatttagcagaaagatgtgcagaagaggatcgaaggaacaccatcaatcaacacctgagaaaagaatgggataaagatgttgtgctgaagcatcagcgagatgaagatgccaaggcctttgacaagtaattgccttctggggttgcaagttgccttctctccccatttcctctcctcTGATCTGTGGGTCTATAGAGCTTCATGCAAATGAGTGGGGATTgccaagggaactccatggaggacagaagtctgggtttagtgtggggacagctgtgctgcctgctaaatgtctaccaactgtgttttcctctgcctctact carries:
- the LOC132533872 gene encoding coiled-coil domain-containing protein 81-like isoform X3 translates to MYKKALEYQLKHRPSRLPIYEPMGTFTNFGQNEKTLEAEKRQRNIEYMKQQVEAAAGHKRQLILSHIKNLQQEKEMLQKNQENRKMCRRGSKEHHQSTPEKRMG
- the LOC132533872 gene encoding coiled-coil domain-containing protein 81-like isoform X2 — protein: MYKKALEYQLKHRPSRLPIYEPMGTFTNFGQNEKTLEAEKRQRNIEYMKQQVEAAAGHKRQLILSHIKNLQQEKEMLQKNQEKHLAERCAEEDRRNTINQHLRKEWDKDVVLKHQRDEDAKAFDK